The genomic segment GTTCCCAAAATCCGCATCAGTCCTGCCCATAACATCCATTCACCGTTTGCTTCCTCCCATGTCTTCCACCACACTCGCAGGGCTCTTCATCCTGCAAACCCATTCCCATTTATCCATTGTAGTCATAGACGAGGCGGAACTCAGAGCGCTCATCACCCTTAGCCACAACAATGTTGCGACAGTAGCGACGCTCCCCATTTACCTGCTGGAATCCCCAGACCTGGGTAGCAGTCCATCCGGCATCCTGGCTCTCAACATGGCTCAAGATAAACTTGCCATCGCCCTCGACCTCCCACCCATTCTTCAGGTacgcctcctcaacctcatccaggGTGACCCAGGCACTCCGGCccttgacatggccaaacAGCCAGTCAGTGTGGTCGCGGTAGGTGTTATCCAGGCATCGCTTCTCTTGGGTGTTGGAAAGCCCCGAAGCAGACTGATCGATGTCGACGTGGGTGAAGATGTCGGTGGACTCATTCGGCGCCTTGGGGGGAGCCTCGTACTGGTTCacggtgatgctgatggtCGCATAGCTGACGCCAGTGCGGATGAGGTATCCGATACCTTGGATGGCCAGGGCGGGATCAGTCGACTCGGACAGCTCCTTGTTCTAGATTGTTGCGCCAACGTTCCCCTCGTTAGCAAATTTGTTTTTTGCATCACAAGACTCGTGGAGGAtgtgagatgggatgggatgcGCCCGAGATAACAAGACGGTGAAGCGCATCACATGCAATTTACCCCACACATATGATCGATCAAACCCCTGCCCAGCCACATGAAGCTTGCGCTCGTGGTATGGGGTACATGAAGCTATCACCACTTACCACTGTCCACTGGCCGTTGAGGTTCTTGAGGGTCTTGTCCGCGGGAGCAGCCATTTTCGACAAATGTTGCGCTGAAACGGTGGTATATAGAGATATATTTCGCAAAAGTTGAGGTTTCAGTGAAAGGAGGGGCAGTTTGTGGAGGGGCAAATGCAGCCAGCgaggca from the Pochonia chlamydosporia 170 chromosome 6, whole genome shotgun sequence genome contains:
- a CDS encoding LCCL domain-containing protein (similar to Beauveria bassiana ARSEF 2860 XP_008595431.1); this encodes MAAPADKTLKNLNGQWTVNKELSESTDPALAIQGIGYLIRTGVSYATISITVNQYEAPPKAPNESTDIFTHVDIDQSASGLSNTQEKRCLDNTYRDHTDWLFGHVKGRSAWVTLDEVEEAYLKNGWEVEGDGKFILSHVESQDAGWTATQVWGFQQVNGERRYCRNIVVAKGDERSEFRLVYDYNG